In Blattabacterium cuenoti, the genomic stretch GAATGCTTTTAAAGAATGTTTTTTTTACTTTTCTAACAGAGAAATTTTTTTAAAATCATAAAAATAAAATTTTTTTTTTACCATGAAACAAAATTTTCTTATAGCTATTTTTTCCATATTAGTTTTAATATTAATAATTGTATTGTGGATATCTAATACATACAATCAATTAGTCAAATTAAATGAAAATATTAAAACCCAATGGGGACAAGTAGAAAATGTTTATCAACGTAGAATTGATTTAATTCCAAATTTAGTCAATACAGTAAAAGGATCTGCTAATTTCGAAAAAAATACACTAAAACAAATCGTAGAAGCTCGAGCAAAAGCAACTTCTTTTTCTATAAACAGAAATGATTTAAATCAAGATCAAGTAAATAAATTTCAAAAAGTACAAGATCACTTAAATAATTCTGTCAGTCGATTACTATTAATTGTGGAAAATTATCCTAATATTCAATCAACTAAAAATTTTTTTGAATTACAAAATCAGTTAGAAGGAACAGAAAATCGTATTAATGTGGAAAGAAATCGTTTTAATGATAAAGTGAACAGTTTCAATACTTATAGAAACCAATTTCCAAAAATTATAATTGCGAACTTTTTTTCTCAATTTCAAGAAAAAGGATATTTTCAATCTCAAGTAGGATCAAAAAAATCTCCTATTATAGATTTTTCTAATTAAGTTGATTTTAGATGAAAAATGGTTATTTCGTTTATGGAATATCGGATATGGAATATCAGATTCGGATATATCTAGATCATATTATGAATTGAAATAAAATCA encodes the following:
- a CDS encoding LemA family protein; this translates as MKQNFLIAIFSILVLILIIVLWISNTYNQLVKLNENIKTQWGQVENVYQRRIDLIPNLVNTVKGSANFEKNTLKQIVEARAKATSFSINRNDLNQDQVNKFQKVQDHLNNSVSRLLLIVENYPNIQSTKNFFELQNQLEGTENRINVERNRFNDKVNSFNTYRNQFPKIIIANFFSQFQEKGYFQSQVGSKKSPIIDFSN